Within Paenibacillus sp. RUD330, the genomic segment TTTCGATATCCAGCTGCAGGCCTGCCAGCCTGCGCCCTTCCTTGTCGGATGAGGGCATCAGCTTCAAGGCATACGAAGCGCGCTCTGCGGCAAGCTCCTGCTCCTTCACCTGCAGGTCGAGGCCGTCCACAAGCAGCCGGGCGAGCACATCTCCGGCTTGGACGCGGTCTCCGGCCTGGACCTCGATCTTCTCCAGCCGGCCTCCTTGGCCCGACAGCTGAGCCCGGTCGGTGCTCAAGGATTCGAAGGCTCCGGTGCCGCTGACTTCTTTCTGGACGGTGCCTTTGGCGGCTTCGGCCGTCCGGTAATTTTCCGATGCGGGCTTGACTAGCGGCGGCTTCAGCTCCGCTTCCTCGCGCGGAAGGAGGGAGCAGCCCGATGCGGCCAGAGACAGGACGAGAAGCGCGGCTGCAGCGGACAAGCTAACGGACTTCGGCAATGTGGCCATCCTCCAATTCGAATACGAGATCGGCAACCTCCATGATGGCGGGGTCGTGGGTGGTAAGCACGACGGTCAGGCCTTGCTGGACAAGCTCTCGAAAGGCCTTCATGATCGTAAGCCCGGTGCGGCTGTCGAGCTCGGCCGTCGGTTCGTCGGCCAGCACGAGCGCGGGCCTGCGGGCGATCGCCCTGGCGATGGCGGTGCGCTGCTGCTCGCCTCCCGACAGCTCGAACGGACGGTGATGCATGCGCTCCGCGAGGCCGACCTGCTCGAGAGCGGCGATGGCGGCCGCCTCGCGTTCCTTGGCGGGCACTCCCGCTACCCGGAGCATGAACTCGACGTTCTCGTAGGCGGTCATGAGCGGCACGAGGGCGAAGGACTGGAAGATGAGGCCGATCTCGGTCCGCCGGAGCTCATCCCGCTGGCGGCCGGTCAGCTTCGTCAGGTCGCGGCCGCCGAGCTCGATGATGCCTTCGGTCGGCGTATCCAGCGCTCCGAGCAGATTGATCAGGGTCGTCTTGCCGGATCCGGATCTTCCCTTGAGCGCGACCAGCTTGCCTGCGGGAAGCGCGAGATCGATGCCCTTGAGCACGGCGACGGAGCTCTTGCCCCTGCCGAAGGTGCGGGTGATGCGGGAAGCCTGGAGAATAAGCGGCGAAGCTGCGGGCATGGGTCGTTCACCTCTCTATGTTCAATTCCTTTACCATTAATTTACCGGATCTGGGAGCGGTTGCAAGGTCTGAATCCACCTTGGTTATGTCGGATCTTATGATCTTGGCCGGAGGCCTGCTGGTTCGCGACATTTCAGGCGGCCGGAGTGCGAGATCGCGACAACATGAGCCTGAACGTACTAAAGAGCCAAGTGCGGCCGTATGTTGGTATTGGCATTTTGTAAGCGCATCCATTGGTGAAGCGGATATCGGGAGGGGATTCCATGAGGCCAGGCAATCGGAGGCTGATGGCTGCGGGAGCAGCCGTCATGTGCACGGTGATGGCGATAGGCTGCAGCAGCCAGTCCGGAGACGGCGGCAAGGCCGGTTCCGGCAAGACGACGGTAACCATTACGTACAGGGATGACGGCATCGGAGAGAAGGGCGTTCTGTACAAGTGGATCAAGGAGGTCGCATCGACGTTTCCGGACAAAAGCATCGAGATCAAGCCGACTCCGATCCAGGCGTCGGAGGGGGATTATTTCGCGAAGATCGCGCTCGCGCTGAAGTCCAAGGACACCGCCCCCGACATCGTGACCGAGGATACGTTCATTCTCAACTCTGACGCCGCGGCGGGTTATCTGGAGCCGCTGGACGAGAGGCTGAAGGGCTGGGAGGACTGGAGCAACGGCTCCTTCATCGAGGCGATGAAAAAAGGCGTGACGGCCAGCGACGGCAAGGTGTACGGGGTTCCTTACAACACGGATTCCAGGGGACTCTGGTACAACAAGGAGCTGTTCAAGAAAGCGGGCCTGCCGGAGGACTGGAAGCCGAAAACCTGGGATGAGGTGCTGGACGCGGCCAGAGCGATCAAGGCCAAGGAGCCGGATGTCGTGCCGATCTGGATGAACATGGGCAAGGCGACGGGCGAGGCGACCTCGATGCAGACCTACGAGATGCTGCTCTACGGAACCGGGGAGAGGCTCTACGACGACGCGAGCGGCAAATGGATCACCAAGAGCCAGGGAATCGACGACGCGCTCTCCTTCATCGAAACGGTCAGCAAGGAGAAGCTGGGCCCGCCGCTCTCCAAGGTGCTGAACGGGCAAGCGGGCAATACGGCGACGCGTGAATACCTGCCCAAGGGCAAGCTCGCCATCTCGCTGGACGGCTCGTGGATTCCAGGCAACTACCTGGACGGCGGAGCCGCTCCATGGCCGGAATACAAGGATGTGCTCGGCTTCGCCCCGATGCCGACGAGCAAAGGCCAGGCGCCGGGCTCCATCACGCTGGCCGGCGGCTGGGCGCTCTCGATCCCGAGCAACGCCAAGCATAAGGACGCGGCGTGGGCATTCATCAAGTACGCTCTGAATAAAGAGAACACCGCCAAGCTGGTCATCGCTTCAGGCAACATCACCGTCCGGGCGGACGTCTCCAAGGATCCGGCCTACACGAAGATGCCGTTCAACGAGATCGCCACCGATTACCTCAAAAATGCGGAGTTCCGCCCTGCCCAGGATAAATATCCGGAGGTGTCCACCCAGATCCAGACGATGGTGGAATCGGTCGCGACCGGCACGCCGCCGGCGGACGCGGCCAGCAAGTACGCGCAGGACGTATCGAGAATCGTGGGGGCCGACCATACGATGGAGAAATAGCGGCAAGGCCGCGGCCCCGGATCGAATGACGGTCCGGGGCATCTGCATCACGTGAATCGGGAAGCGGAGCGCCTGCGCGCGGAATATCCGATAGGAGGGATCGACCATGAGCTCCATAGCGGCCGCCGGGCCGGGCAGGACGCGCAAGAACCGGACGTGGATCTACTTTCTGCTTCCGTCCGTCGCCATCATGCTGCTCTTCTTCATCTATCCGATCCTGCTGACCTTCTTCTACTCCTTCACGAATCTCGCGCTGACCGGGGAATCGGCGAAGGAGCTGAAGTTCATCGGCATCG encodes:
- a CDS encoding ABC transporter ATP-binding protein, with amino-acid sequence MPAASPLILQASRITRTFGRGKSSVAVLKGIDLALPAGKLVALKGRSGSGKTTLINLLGALDTPTEGIIELGGRDLTKLTGRQRDELRRTEIGLIFQSFALVPLMTAYENVEFMLRVAGVPAKEREAAAIAALEQVGLAERMHHRPFELSGGEQQRTAIARAIARRPALVLADEPTAELDSRTGLTIMKAFRELVQQGLTVVLTTHDPAIMEVADLVFELEDGHIAEVR
- a CDS encoding ABC transporter substrate-binding protein, with translation MAIGCSSQSGDGGKAGSGKTTVTITYRDDGIGEKGVLYKWIKEVASTFPDKSIEIKPTPIQASEGDYFAKIALALKSKDTAPDIVTEDTFILNSDAAAGYLEPLDERLKGWEDWSNGSFIEAMKKGVTASDGKVYGVPYNTDSRGLWYNKELFKKAGLPEDWKPKTWDEVLDAARAIKAKEPDVVPIWMNMGKATGEATSMQTYEMLLYGTGERLYDDASGKWITKSQGIDDALSFIETVSKEKLGPPLSKVLNGQAGNTATREYLPKGKLAISLDGSWIPGNYLDGGAAPWPEYKDVLGFAPMPTSKGQAPGSITLAGGWALSIPSNAKHKDAAWAFIKYALNKENTAKLVIASGNITVRADVSKDPAYTKMPFNEIATDYLKNAEFRPAQDKYPEVSTQIQTMVESVATGTPPADAASKYAQDVSRIVGADHTMEK